One genomic region from Nocardia vinacea encodes:
- a CDS encoding NAD(P)/FAD-dependent oxidoreductase — protein sequence MTRHVDVLIIGAGLSGIGMACHLTREQTGRSYTILERRTAIGGTWDLFRYPGIRSDSDMLTFGFGFRPWIGTKVLADGPHIRQYIEDTAAEYGVTEHIRFGRKMTKASWSSEAELWTVEALDEQTGETEIYTSNFLVGCTGYYDYDNGYRPQFPGEADFRGQIVHPQHWPEGLDYRGKRVVVIGSGATAITLVPAMADDTAHITMLQRSPTYITALPADDPVAVGMKYARVPEKIAYRTGRARNIALQRASFQLSRTNPELSKKLLLAAVRMQLGKQIDMRHFTPSYNPWDQRLCVVPNGDLFKVLRSGKASIVTDHIDRFTETGIRLASGEELPADIVISATGLTVQILGGAALDVDGEPVSTREHVVYKGTLLDGIPNAMLVLGYTNASWTLKADLAAEYFCRLLNHMKAHGYTKVVAIAEDADRSDRSLMGGALTSGYIQRGDGVMPRQGARGPWQVINNYFRDRALLRKGQLEDGVLTFDGAASAARPDRKPRGQARKRIA from the coding sequence ATGACGCGGCATGTCGACGTACTGATCATCGGCGCGGGCCTGTCCGGCATCGGGATGGCGTGCCATCTCACCCGCGAGCAGACCGGACGCAGCTATACGATCCTGGAACGCCGTACCGCCATCGGCGGGACCTGGGATCTGTTCCGGTACCCGGGCATCCGCTCCGACTCCGACATGTTGACCTTCGGCTTCGGCTTCCGTCCGTGGATCGGCACCAAGGTGCTCGCCGACGGGCCGCACATCCGCCAGTACATCGAGGACACCGCCGCGGAATACGGCGTCACCGAGCACATACGGTTCGGGCGCAAGATGACCAAGGCCAGCTGGTCGAGCGAGGCCGAGCTGTGGACCGTCGAGGCGCTCGACGAGCAGACCGGCGAGACCGAGATCTACACCAGCAACTTCCTCGTCGGCTGCACCGGCTACTACGACTACGACAACGGATACCGCCCGCAGTTCCCGGGCGAGGCGGACTTCCGCGGGCAGATCGTGCACCCACAGCACTGGCCGGAGGGACTCGACTACCGCGGAAAGCGCGTCGTGGTGATCGGTAGCGGCGCGACCGCGATCACGCTGGTTCCTGCGATGGCCGACGACACCGCGCACATCACCATGCTGCAGCGCTCGCCCACCTACATCACCGCGCTGCCCGCCGATGACCCGGTCGCGGTCGGCATGAAGTACGCGCGGGTGCCGGAGAAGATCGCCTATCGGACCGGACGTGCGCGCAATATCGCGTTGCAGCGGGCCAGCTTCCAGCTCTCGCGCACCAATCCCGAGTTGTCGAAGAAGCTGCTGCTCGCCGCGGTGCGGATGCAACTCGGCAAGCAGATCGATATGCGGCATTTCACGCCGTCGTACAACCCGTGGGACCAGCGGCTGTGCGTCGTCCCGAACGGCGACCTGTTCAAGGTGCTGCGCAGCGGTAAGGCATCGATCGTCACCGATCACATCGACCGCTTCACCGAAACCGGCATTCGGCTCGCATCCGGGGAGGAACTGCCCGCCGATATCGTCATCAGCGCGACCGGTCTCACCGTGCAGATCCTCGGCGGCGCGGCGCTGGATGTGGACGGCGAGCCGGTGTCGACCCGCGAGCATGTGGTCTATAAAGGCACCCTGCTCGACGGCATTCCCAACGCGATGCTGGTCCTCGGCTACACGAACGCATCGTGGACGCTGAAGGCAGATCTGGCCGCCGAATACTTCTGCCGCCTCCTCAACCACATGAAGGCCCACGGCTACACCAAGGTCGTCGCGATCGCCGAAGACGCCGACCGCTCCGATCGGTCACTGATGGGCGGCGCCCTGACCTCCGGCTACATCCAACGCGGCGACGGCGTCATGCCCCGCCAGGGCGCCCGCGGCCCCTGGCAGGTCATCAACAACTACTTCCGCGACCGCGCGCTACTACGCAAAGGGCAACTGGAGGACGGGGTACTCACCTTCGACGGCGCAGCAAGTGCCGCCCGGCCCGACCGCAAACCGAGAGGCCAGGCGCGCAAGCGGATCGCCTAG